The genomic DNA TGACCCAATGAAGGTCCTCGTAAATATTCCGCTTAGGAAACCCCCAAAGCTACAAGGGCGGTTTACAGGTAGTGCGCGTGATTTTATTGCGCTGTGCTTAATAAAAGACCCGGACTTGCGCCCTTCTGCTGCAGAATTACTCGGGCATAAATTCCTCAACAAGGCAAGTTGGAGAGGTTCAGGGACGCTTAAGAGGGAAGTTGACTTAGTAAAggcgttgaagaaaagaaccaACTATTTCAAAGAACCGCGTCACTCCGTTGAAGACAATGTGTACCCAGCGGACGGCAGCATGCATTTACAGAATTGGAACTTCGAAACCACCAAAACAAGCACAACACGGAAATCAGAGCTCGTCTGCCACCGACCAagcattgaaaaaagaaagccagTTGCAAAACTACAGATTGTTGAGGAACTTTCACCTAAAACTGAAACAAGCCATATATCGGCTATGGGAAGCCCTAACGTCGACACTCCAACAACAAATGCAACCTCACCAAGCATGGGTCATTATAATCATGAGAAGGACCTTGATATCTCAATGGGCCTTCACGAAGGAGAAGCTATAAAAAAAGACATTCGACCAGTTGACTGTAAAGAGCTGAATTATTTCAAGCATATTATACTTTACAGCTTTAATAGGGTGCTCGAAAGAGCTCGTTCCGGCGACACAAAGTTAGACGTGACCCGCCTTAGAGATATATTTGAGGAAGCCGAGGGATCACAACCCGGCCTGAGCGAAGCATTCGTGGAAGAAGTTTATATAAGGATGGAGGAAATCAAGGGCTACATAGTTGAGACGTCGTTTCAATAATAACGGTGTAGTATACATAATAATCAAAAGACTCTCTCAATAAATTGCGTCAATATTTGCTGGAAATAAATGGCCTTTGACGCATGCTGTCAGTAAAAAGCCCAAACGTCAATGCTTCGTCAAGTTTCTGTGGTCGCAAAGGCGATGCTAAGCCCAGAGGCATTGAGGCCACTTGAAAAGAGTATTTAAACAAGAGCTTGTGACATTTCCTTGATTTGTATTGCTTGTCGACAAAGTACAAAATCACAAACAAAAGCGGAACAGAACAATAGGCTTTCAGACAATATGAAATCCTCAAACATCATAGCCGCGTTACTGCCACTTATGTGCGCTAGTGCATCAAATGCCTACCTAGTTCAAAAAGTACTCGATTTCAATGGTGTACACAAACGGCCTCATGCCGTCACTGTGGGTACCCTCAACCTCGAGAAAAGAGACACAGCCCCAGCATTTCAATCGCTGCAAGACGAGTGGTCAGCAGAAGTTACGAGCCAAGATGCAGCAAGATTCGAAAAGTCATCCGTCATTGCAGAGCTTTGCAAAAAAGGTGACCACAATATCGAGACGGCGAACCAATTATTTGAACTACAACGCGAGTGCAAAACAGTAATGGGCACAATACACATCAATGATTTCGTGGACCCCGTTATAGACCTTGGTGCTTTACAAAGTATTATTGGTGATTTCGTTATTGAAAACTTGCCAGAGGTTGTTAGGATCCAAGGCCAGAACTTGGTGAGTGTCGGGGGCACGCTCAAAATCAACGGGCTCACTTCTTTAACTAGCATTCACCTCCCTGCGCTTCATCATTTTAACGCTCTTGAGTGCACGGTTGCACCAACTTTGACATCTTTAACATTGGCACCCAATATTAGCCATGCTAAAAGGGTTACAATTTCCGACACGTCTTTAGTCGAAATTAATATGCTCGAAAACAGTGAGGATCTTGAGTTATTAAACATTAATAACAACAGATATATGGAGCACCTGAGAGCTAGTGTTAAAAGGGTTCATGAACAGTTGAGTATCTCGTCTAACTCAAGGGAGTTGCAGGTTGATTTTCCTGATCTCCAGTGGGCAAATAATGTCACTGTGAGAGACGTATTGGCTGCAAGTTTCCCCAGATTGACAAGCGTTAACCATTCCTTGGAAATGATCGAAAATGACTTTGATTCCTTCGAGGTGCCCCTGTTGGAATCAGTGGGTGGAACATTGGGTGTTATCTTGAACTCCAAACTAAATCATGTTGATTTCGGAAACGTCAGCGTAATCCATGGTGGATTGATGATAGCCAACAATAGTAACATTGCCAAAATAAACTTTTTACCAGAATTAAAGGAAATTGGAGGAGCAATCCACTTCAT from Lachancea thermotolerans CBS 6340 chromosome F complete sequence includes the following:
- the SPS1 gene encoding putative serine/threonine protein kinase SPS1 (similar to uniprot|P08458 Saccharomyces cerevisiae YDR523C SPS1 dispensable for mitosis involved in middle/late stage of meiosis required for spore wall formation serine/threonine kinase homologous to Ste20p expressed in middle/late meiosis): MTKTSTVTGLDTFVKSYKSHKSKTTDAAVVMNEKPSRLYEIKECVGKGSFGDVFRATHRQTGEVVAIKIINLEETQDDIDVLAQEIYFLSELRAPFVTTYFKTFVEDVSMWIVMEFCGGGSCADLLKHLPEHRLSENKVAYIIREVLFGLDYLHSQKKIHRDIKAANILLTDDGEVKLGDFGVSGQIMATLKRTTFVGTPYWMAPEIIAKKDNGYNEKADIWSLGITAIELLTGQPPYAKHDPMKVLVNIPLRKPPKLQGRFTGSARDFIALCLIKDPDLRPSAAELLGHKFLNKASWRGSGTLKREVDLVKALKKRTNYFKEPRHSVEDNVYPADGSMHLQNWNFETTKTSTTRKSELVCHRPSIEKRKPVAKLQIVEELSPKTETSHISAMGSPNVDTPTTNATSPSMGHYNHEKDLDISMGLHEGEAIKKDIRPVDCKELNYFKHIILYSFNRVLERARSGDTKLDVTRLRDIFEEAEGSQPGLSEAFVEEVYIRMEEIKGYIVETSFQ
- a CDS encoding KLTH0F00968p (similar to uniprot|P25380 Saccharomyces cerevisiae YCL048W SPS22 Protein of unknown function redundant with Sps2p for the organization of the beta- glucan layer of the spore wall and similar to YDR522c uniprot|P08459 Saccharomyces cerevisiae YDR522C SPS2 Protein expressed during sporulation, redundant with Sps22p for organization of the beta-glucan layer of the spore wall and weakly similar to YBR078w uniprot|P38248 Saccharomyces cerevisiae YBR078W ECM3 GPI-anchored protein of unknown function and weakly similar to YDR055w uniprot|Q12355 Saccharomyces cerevisiae YDR055W PST1 Cell wall protein that contains a putative GPI-attachment site), with the translated sequence MKSSNIIAALLPLMCASASNAYLVQKVLDFNGVHKRPHAVTVGTLNLEKRDTAPAFQSLQDEWSAEVTSQDAARFEKSSVIAELCKKGDHNIETANQLFELQRECKTVMGTIHINDFVDPVIDLGALQSIIGDFVIENLPEVVRIQGQNLVSVGGTLKINGLTSLTSIHLPALHHFNALECTVAPTLTSLTLAPNISHAKRVTISDTSLVEINMLENSEDLELLNINNNRYMEHLRASVKRVHEQLSISSNSRELQVDFPDLQWANNVTVRDVLAASFPRLTSVNHSLEMIENDFDSFEVPLLESVGGTLGVILNSKLNHVDFGNVSVIHGGLMIANNSNIAKINFLPELKEIGGAIHFIGNFQETEFPKLRLVRGSALLQSTSSTFDCAKWTTPSGGNSIIRGGRIACTAGQRRKTARVNQDGKLLEHQETQFDSPAETQKETNLGSSIIDKTSLSAFAWSLSFGWIAALICLVATY